A stretch of Cytophagales bacterium DNA encodes these proteins:
- a CDS encoding TonB-dependent receptor, producing MKKQFIFLWALLWSIWTIAQDRDSVYRDPVIWLNEILVEEVTYPDQGLGYQTHRLTSKELRTNEGVSFTELLSRQAPGSIRTYGASGLATANFRGTGSSHTAVLWNGISLESPSNGTTDLSQITSGLLDNVAIQFGGSAGTFGSGAIGGTLHLNNQPNLDSGYQITASLLAGSFGRQYQHYKAEYATKNHFWSFSWFDEHADNDFIFNNTARRGAPEEKWEHAAIDRQGFLASYIYRPRSSQLKLLWWHQDNHLEIPNPATVSAPGEATQQDLSDRVLLSWDKKQKHQTFKINTALISNQLLYEDPGALLISETDFYNWHNEIQGNFSSGQVNLKSSISHRYEWVTSTGFSGGQSANRHRTSAHVSLQQNIPDLFKYTFDIRQERVGNLWAPIIPSLVLIKAFQPNLVINANASRVYRVPTFNDLFWNGPGGEGNPDLRAERGWSWEIGGDWEMIPNQDRLNVSLSLFSSHINDWILWAPITASIWSPDNIKEVWSRGAQVQIRSTLLRSELWEVRVNGSYQYTRSTNEIINEFGNTQELDQQLIYTPIHQGGASLITRWTDIEVLYQMNFVGEQFTTGDNNPFLSIDPYWITNMRISYEGTLNKIHGSVRLELNNLLDQHYFARAGYPMPGFHINLGLNLKLSQHATNF from the coding sequence TTGAAAAAGCAGTTTATCTTCTTATGGGCTCTTTTATGGAGCATTTGGACTATCGCGCAAGACCGTGATTCCGTCTATCGAGACCCGGTCATATGGCTGAATGAAATTTTGGTCGAGGAAGTTACTTACCCTGACCAGGGATTGGGTTATCAAACCCATCGGCTTACATCCAAAGAATTGCGGACCAACGAAGGGGTATCCTTCACAGAGTTACTGAGTCGGCAAGCTCCGGGAAGCATACGAACCTATGGAGCATCCGGTCTTGCTACAGCAAATTTTCGAGGAACGGGCTCTTCACACACAGCAGTTCTTTGGAATGGGATCAGCCTCGAAAGCCCTTCGAATGGCACGACCGACCTGAGTCAAATTACGTCTGGTCTTTTGGATAATGTCGCCATCCAATTTGGAGGATCCGCAGGCACTTTTGGCAGCGGAGCCATTGGAGGCACGCTTCATCTCAACAACCAACCTAACCTGGATTCTGGTTACCAAATTACAGCGAGCCTACTGGCGGGTAGTTTTGGAAGGCAATATCAGCATTACAAAGCAGAGTATGCAACCAAAAATCATTTCTGGAGTTTTTCATGGTTCGATGAGCACGCGGACAATGATTTTATTTTTAACAATACTGCAAGAAGAGGAGCCCCTGAAGAAAAATGGGAACATGCAGCTATTGATCGACAAGGGTTTCTTGCAAGTTATATTTATCGGCCCAGGTCTTCTCAATTGAAGCTATTGTGGTGGCATCAGGATAATCATTTGGAAATCCCTAATCCGGCTACCGTTTCTGCTCCAGGGGAAGCCACGCAACAAGACCTGTCTGATCGTGTTTTACTTTCCTGGGATAAGAAACAAAAGCACCAAACTTTCAAGATCAATACAGCACTGATCTCCAATCAACTCCTATACGAGGATCCAGGAGCCCTTCTGATTTCAGAAACCGACTTTTATAACTGGCACAATGAGATACAGGGAAATTTTTCCTCCGGCCAGGTCAATCTTAAAAGCTCAATTTCTCATCGCTATGAGTGGGTCACCTCCACTGGGTTTTCAGGAGGGCAATCAGCCAATCGTCATCGCACCAGTGCACATGTCAGCCTCCAACAAAATATACCTGATTTATTCAAATACACCTTTGACATCCGACAGGAACGGGTAGGTAATCTATGGGCTCCGATCATCCCTTCACTGGTATTGATTAAAGCATTCCAACCGAATCTGGTCATCAATGCCAATGCATCAAGGGTGTACCGCGTTCCTACATTCAATGACCTCTTCTGGAATGGCCCTGGTGGAGAGGGTAATCCTGACCTTCGAGCTGAACGAGGCTGGTCCTGGGAAATCGGGGGGGACTGGGAAATGATACCAAATCAGGATCGTCTCAATGTTTCTCTGTCACTATTCAGTAGTCACATCAATGATTGGATTCTCTGGGCTCCTATTACTGCATCCATCTGGTCGCCTGACAACATCAAGGAAGTATGGTCGCGAGGTGCTCAGGTTCAAATTCGATCTACCTTATTGCGGAGTGAACTTTGGGAAGTGAGAGTCAACGGTAGCTATCAATACACACGATCTACCAACGAAATCATTAACGAGTTTGGCAATACACAAGAATTAGATCAGCAGTTGATCTATACGCCCATACATCAGGGTGGGGCTTCTCTGATCACCCGATGGACTGATATTGAAGTGTTGTATCAGATGAATTTTGTAGGTGAACAATTTACTACAGGAGACAACAACCCATTTCTTTCCATTGATCCTTATTGGATTACCAATATGAGAATTTCCTATGAGGGGACTCTCAATAAAATACACGGGTCTGTGCGGTTAGAATTAAACAACCTACTGGACCAGCATTATTTTGCCCGGGCGGGCTATCCTATGCCTGGGTTTCATATCAATCTCGGACTTAATTTGAAACTTTCTCAACATGCAACAAATTTTTAG
- the uvrB gene encoding excinuclease ABC subunit UvrB, protein MEFGLTAAYQPTGDQPQAIVSLVEGINNNEPSQTLLGVTGSGKTFTMANVIKEVNKPTLVLSHNKTLAAQLYGEFKSFFPENAVEYFISYYDYYQPEAYIPTTNLYIEKDLSINDEIEKLRLSATSALLSGRRDVVVIASVSCIYGIGNPEEFGKNVIKIQEGDVIPRNRFLFDLVDILYSRTEVEFKRGNFRVKGDTVDVFVAYADFAYRFIFWGDEIEAIQRVDPISGAKISDERIVTIFPANLFVTGKDLLNTAIHEIQDDLVSQVQFFEEERRFMEAKRLKERTEFDLEMIREIGYCSGVENYSRYFDRREPGMRPFCLLDYFPDDFLMVIDESHVTIPQVRGMWGGDRARKVNLVDFGFRLPSAMDNRPLSFNEFEEMLNQVVFVSATPGDYELRKSEGVVVEQLIRPTGLLDPIIDVRPSLNQIDDLMNEIQERIEMEDRILVTTLTKRMAEELTKYLQRANVKTKYIHSEVDTLDRVEILRELRLGVFDVLVGVNLLREGLDLPEVSLVAILDADKEGYLRNERSLVQTIGRAARNDRGKVIMYADKITGSMQSAIDETNRRRAIQEEYNAEHGIIPKTVKKDKEAILKQTGVADKKKGARPYVMEEEHTLAADPVVAYMDKDQLKKMADETKRKMEKAAKDLDFMEAAKLRDEFMEIEKLIKEKK, encoded by the coding sequence ATGGAATTTGGACTTACTGCAGCCTATCAGCCGACGGGCGATCAACCACAAGCCATAGTGAGCCTGGTTGAAGGGATCAATAACAATGAGCCGTCTCAGACCCTTTTAGGGGTAACCGGTTCAGGAAAGACCTTCACCATGGCCAACGTGATCAAAGAGGTGAATAAGCCAACTTTGGTACTAAGCCACAACAAGACGCTTGCGGCCCAATTGTACGGTGAGTTCAAGAGCTTTTTCCCTGAAAATGCGGTTGAGTACTTCATTAGTTACTATGATTATTACCAACCGGAGGCTTATATCCCAACGACCAATCTCTACATTGAGAAAGACCTTTCGATCAATGATGAGATCGAGAAACTTCGTCTGAGTGCAACGTCGGCACTGCTATCAGGAAGAAGAGATGTCGTAGTGATCGCATCTGTTTCCTGTATCTATGGTATTGGCAATCCGGAAGAATTTGGGAAGAATGTGATCAAAATTCAGGAAGGAGATGTGATTCCCCGCAATAGATTCCTGTTTGATCTGGTAGATATTTTGTACAGCCGTACAGAAGTGGAATTCAAGCGCGGGAACTTCCGTGTCAAAGGGGATACGGTAGATGTGTTTGTGGCCTATGCGGACTTTGCTTACCGCTTCATTTTTTGGGGCGATGAAATTGAGGCCATCCAGCGTGTAGATCCGATAAGTGGTGCCAAGATCAGCGATGAGCGTATTGTGACCATCTTCCCGGCCAACTTATTTGTGACAGGAAAAGACCTGCTGAATACGGCCATTCATGAAATTCAGGATGATTTGGTATCGCAGGTACAATTCTTTGAGGAAGAACGTCGGTTCATGGAAGCCAAGCGCCTGAAAGAAAGAACGGAGTTTGACCTGGAGATGATCCGGGAAATTGGCTATTGCTCTGGAGTCGAGAATTATTCCAGGTACTTCGATCGTCGTGAGCCAGGTATGCGGCCCTTCTGTTTGCTGGACTACTTCCCGGATGATTTCCTGATGGTGATCGACGAAAGCCACGTGACTATTCCACAGGTTCGTGGCATGTGGGGGGGCGATCGCGCACGCAAAGTCAACCTGGTAGATTTCGGCTTTCGATTGCCTTCTGCCATGGATAACCGACCACTGTCTTTCAATGAATTTGAAGAGATGCTCAATCAGGTCGTATTTGTCAGTGCGACCCCAGGTGACTATGAATTGCGAAAATCGGAGGGGGTAGTTGTGGAACAGCTGATCCGGCCAACAGGATTGCTTGATCCGATCATTGATGTGCGGCCTAGCCTCAATCAGATAGATGATCTGATGAATGAGATCCAGGAGCGCATTGAAATGGAAGATCGCATTTTGGTGACCACCCTGACCAAGCGCATGGCGGAGGAATTGACAAAATACCTGCAACGTGCGAATGTGAAAACCAAATACATCCATTCGGAGGTGGATACATTGGACAGGGTAGAGATCCTACGTGAGCTGCGACTAGGCGTTTTTGATGTGTTGGTGGGCGTTAATCTACTCCGTGAGGGACTTGATCTGCCAGAAGTGTCTTTGGTGGCGATTCTGGATGCAGACAAGGAAGGTTACTTGCGTAACGAGCGTTCTCTCGTGCAAACAATCGGTCGTGCAGCACGAAATGATCGTGGAAAAGTGATCATGTATGCGGACAAGATTACTGGTTCCATGCAGAGTGCGATTGATGAGACCAATCGAAGAAGAGCGATCCAGGAGGAATACAACGCCGAGCATGGTATTATACCGAAGACGGTGAAGAAGGACAAAGAGGCCATTCTCAAACAAACGGGAGTGGCAGACAAGAAAAAAGGTGCTCGTCCTTATGTGATGGAAGAAGAGCATACGTTAGCGGCCGATCCCGTAGTAGCTTACATGGATAAAGATCAGCTCAAGAAAATGGCCGATGAGACTAAGCGGAAAATGGAGAAAGCGGCCAAAGACCTGGACTTTATGGAGGCTGCTAAACTCCGGGATGAGTTCATGGAGATCGAAAAGCTGATCAAAGAGAAGAAGTAG
- a CDS encoding shikimate dehydrogenase encodes MNRYGLIGFPLEHSFSKKYFAKKFKKMGLSGTHVYELFEIEFLKNFPSIWDRYPDLRGVNVTIPHKINVMNFLDQLDNSAHKVGAVNVIKKKGNKLIGYNSDYYGFKKSLKNWIKGQKPEALILGSGGSSQSVQVALDELDIDYDVVSRRKDKGDLLYTQFYKDETLFEQYKLIINTTPIGMFPNVDDGPPIPYESFHEGQYVYDLIYNPEKTFLLSEAEKRGAKIKNGAEMLEFQAERAWEIWTTQD; translated from the coding sequence ATGAATAGGTATGGTTTGATAGGTTTTCCGCTTGAGCACTCTTTTTCGAAGAAGTACTTCGCTAAGAAGTTCAAGAAAATGGGACTAAGCGGTACACATGTCTACGAGTTATTTGAAATTGAATTCCTGAAGAACTTCCCGTCCATTTGGGACAGGTATCCGGATTTGAGAGGAGTGAATGTTACAATTCCTCACAAGATAAATGTCATGAACTTTCTGGATCAGCTTGATAACAGTGCTCACAAAGTGGGGGCCGTAAACGTCATCAAGAAAAAAGGAAATAAGCTCATCGGCTATAATAGTGATTACTACGGATTTAAAAAGTCACTAAAAAATTGGATCAAGGGCCAGAAACCGGAAGCTTTAATTTTAGGTTCAGGGGGTTCGTCACAATCTGTTCAGGTGGCCCTGGATGAATTGGACATTGATTACGACGTGGTTTCTCGAAGAAAGGACAAAGGAGATCTCTTGTATACACAATTCTATAAGGACGAAACATTATTCGAGCAATACAAATTGATCATCAATACCACTCCAATTGGTATGTTTCCTAATGTTGATGATGGTCCTCCGATTCCTTATGAGTCCTTTCATGAAGGGCAATACGTTTATGACCTGATCTATAACCCGGAAAAAACATTTTTGCTATCAGAGGCCGAAAAACGAGGTGCTAAGATCAAAAACGGCGCTGAAATGTTGGAATTTCAGGCAGAACGCGCCTGGGAGATTTGGACAACTCAGGATTAA
- a CDS encoding alpha/beta hydrolase has translation MLNYETDILGENKTWVVFIHGAGGSMKSWGYQRSDLAHHFNLLLIDLRDHGSSKNREPEHDSYKFAHITSDILQVIDHLKIQEAHFITLSFGSVLLQDLAMKRPGLLLHIVMAGGIFKGNLMIRTFVQLARVFNLFLTYSQMYRMFSYLLMPRKRNQKARRIYQIQSQKLTQQEYLKWIGLYGEFFRLLSRFYRFAFPTPTLIVMGKDDYIFLKGARDYKRLHGNAQLVEIPATGHICNIEKPKFFNRLVIDFLGASRGISKKPGSIAPSASN, from the coding sequence ATGCTTAACTACGAAACCGACATACTCGGAGAGAACAAAACATGGGTAGTTTTCATTCATGGGGCTGGTGGCTCTATGAAAAGCTGGGGTTATCAAAGGTCAGACCTTGCCCATCATTTTAATTTACTCCTCATCGATCTCAGGGATCATGGTTCTTCCAAAAACCGGGAACCTGAACATGATTCTTACAAATTCGCACATATTACCTCTGACATTCTTCAAGTCATCGATCATCTCAAAATTCAGGAAGCTCATTTCATCACTCTGTCTTTTGGCAGCGTATTGTTGCAAGACCTGGCCATGAAACGCCCAGGACTCCTCTTGCATATTGTGATGGCCGGTGGCATTTTCAAAGGGAATTTAATGATCCGTACGTTTGTCCAGCTGGCAAGGGTATTCAATCTATTTCTCACTTACTCGCAGATGTATCGGATGTTTTCCTACCTGCTCATGCCCAGAAAACGCAACCAAAAAGCACGACGCATCTATCAAATCCAATCTCAAAAGTTAACACAACAAGAGTACCTGAAGTGGATCGGCCTTTATGGAGAATTCTTCCGATTGCTTAGTCGATTTTACCGATTTGCCTTCCCTACTCCTACCCTGATTGTCATGGGAAAAGATGATTATATCTTTCTAAAAGGAGCCCGGGACTATAAGCGACTCCATGGCAATGCGCAGTTGGTTGAAATTCCTGCTACCGGACACATTTGCAACATAGAAAAGCCAAAATTTTTCAATCGACTGGTCATAGATTTCCTTGGGGCTTCCAGAGGGATATCAAAAAAACCAGGGTCCATAGCACCGTCCGCATCCAATTGA
- a CDS encoding diphthine--ammonia ligase, which yields MSKKIPISVSWSGGKDATLALWHILQDTQFEVIELHTLINKDTQRVGLHGIQKTLIEQQANQLGLPVHFLELNKDTSNASFEKVTGAYYQSLKDRDIHHVLFGDIFLEDLKKYRDELLSEHGLDGIYPLWQKDTLKLAHQFLDLSFQTLICAANPDKFDFHVAGKNYSKELLDQFPIDVDACGENGEFHSFVYDGPLYKKSLKITLGEVEVHEYQFKDNQGNEQTSRMEFVEVNMAETTTSSL from the coding sequence TTGAGTAAGAAGATTCCCATAAGTGTGAGTTGGAGCGGAGGCAAAGATGCCACGCTGGCACTGTGGCACATATTGCAAGACACGCAGTTCGAGGTAATTGAACTTCATACGTTGATCAATAAAGACACACAGCGTGTAGGCCTCCATGGCATCCAGAAAACACTCATTGAACAACAGGCAAACCAATTAGGCTTGCCTGTTCATTTCCTGGAGCTGAACAAGGATACCTCTAATGCCAGCTTTGAAAAAGTCACTGGAGCCTACTATCAAAGCCTAAAGGACCGAGATATCCATCATGTCCTGTTTGGTGACATTTTTCTGGAAGACCTGAAAAAGTATCGCGATGAACTATTGTCGGAACACGGTCTTGATGGGATTTACCCACTTTGGCAAAAAGACACTCTGAAGCTGGCCCATCAATTCCTGGATCTGAGTTTTCAGACGCTCATTTGTGCTGCGAATCCAGACAAATTTGATTTTCATGTAGCTGGAAAAAACTACAGCAAAGAACTACTGGATCAATTTCCAATTGACGTAGATGCTTGCGGGGAAAATGGAGAATTCCATTCCTTTGTTTATGATGGACCGCTTTACAAAAAATCCTTAAAAATTACGCTTGGTGAGGTCGAAGTGCACGAATATCAATTCAAAGATAATCAGGGCAATGAACAGACCAGCCGAATGGAATTTGTAGAAGTAAATATGGCCGAAACCACTACTTCTTCTCTTTGA
- a CDS encoding tetratricopeptide repeat-containing sensor histidine kinase encodes MRIVVSLYLFISVVTVGLSQNQSRADSVRKLVEEGSLDKEQALISHLILSENTSSPEEMISSSEKVLELARQLQNEEYIIRGFLRLGVGQRLQGNLRLALTSLFDGANVASEKEKYTSLLGTIYAEISTCYTLNGDSENALLYGSKTIQILRSLGKTNQLALTLLNFGYDYYLIENYDSAMAYYNESESILQESDMTLGLAYVIGNRSLVFWKQGNNEIAKKDLFKAIDMLEPLGDRYGVADYYNQLGNIFQEEGDEIEAIKFTTKGLELAKEEGLKEQVRDASFLLFQLNRSVGEHELAADYLIQHYAYRDSIQNLETTQEIANLRTEFEVGQKQGEVDLLLQQRRSNQMIMVIGGITLFIVICLVIIVFIYYKTKVKLNTQLEEQKNSLISLNNTKDRFFSIISHDLRGPVGVLSGLVSITKYFIDDKKTDQLREMMDKMEHSVDRLVKLLDNLLHWALQQQGHFPYVPDSYSVKSLLSDAQDIFTDMAASKNIQLDVNVAEDFDIYVDKNTSSAIFRNLLNNAIKFTPKGGTVSVTAELNGSHMGHIMFQDSGVGMPKDKVQHLFELNEGKSTKGTSGESGLGLGLQLVNDFVNINKGQIAVASTVGQGSTFTVELPLHQQ; translated from the coding sequence ATGCGAATTGTAGTCAGCCTCTATCTTTTTATTAGTGTAGTTACTGTTGGATTATCACAAAATCAATCCAGGGCCGACAGTGTTAGAAAGTTAGTAGAAGAGGGCAGTCTTGACAAAGAACAAGCCCTCATATCGCATCTTATTTTATCTGAGAACACTAGTTCACCTGAAGAAATGATTTCTTCAAGTGAGAAAGTTCTGGAACTTGCAAGACAACTTCAAAACGAAGAGTACATCATTAGGGGATTCTTGAGGTTAGGAGTTGGTCAGAGGCTACAGGGCAATTTAAGACTTGCACTTACATCATTATTCGATGGAGCCAATGTAGCTTCTGAGAAAGAAAAATATACTTCTCTTTTAGGCACAATTTACGCTGAAATTTCGACCTGCTACACGTTAAATGGTGATTCGGAAAATGCACTATTATATGGCTCCAAGACCATCCAAATTTTAAGAAGTCTTGGAAAGACGAATCAACTTGCACTTACCCTCCTCAATTTCGGGTACGATTACTATCTGATTGAGAACTATGATTCGGCCATGGCTTATTACAATGAATCAGAATCCATTCTTCAGGAAAGCGACATGACATTGGGGTTGGCTTATGTGATCGGAAATCGATCTTTGGTGTTTTGGAAACAAGGCAACAATGAGATCGCTAAGAAAGATTTATTCAAAGCCATCGATATGCTCGAACCTCTTGGAGACCGATATGGTGTGGCAGATTATTACAATCAATTGGGCAACATTTTCCAGGAAGAAGGAGATGAAATAGAGGCGATCAAATTCACAACTAAAGGATTAGAACTGGCGAAAGAAGAAGGACTTAAAGAACAAGTTAGAGATGCTTCTTTTCTATTATTTCAACTGAATCGCAGTGTTGGCGAACATGAATTGGCTGCAGACTATCTGATTCAGCACTACGCCTATCGAGACAGTATTCAAAACCTGGAAACTACTCAGGAAATCGCGAATCTGCGGACAGAGTTTGAAGTAGGCCAGAAGCAAGGCGAAGTTGATCTCTTGCTCCAACAACGACGTAGCAATCAAATGATCATGGTGATCGGTGGCATCACCTTGTTTATCGTGATTTGCCTGGTGATCATTGTCTTTATCTATTATAAGACCAAGGTAAAGTTGAATACACAACTGGAAGAGCAGAAAAACTCGCTCATCTCACTTAACAATACGAAGGATCGGTTTTTCTCGATCATTTCTCATGATCTACGCGGACCTGTAGGTGTATTGAGTGGTCTAGTCAGCATCACGAAGTATTTCATCGATGATAAGAAAACGGATCAGCTCCGGGAGATGATGGATAAAATGGAGCACTCTGTTGACCGATTGGTAAAATTGCTGGACAACCTGCTGCATTGGGCACTCCAACAACAAGGGCACTTCCCTTATGTGCCGGACTCTTACAGCGTAAAATCCTTACTCTCAGATGCACAAGACATCTTTACCGACATGGCCGCTTCTAAAAACATCCAACTCGATGTGAACGTGGCCGAAGATTTTGATATCTACGTTGATAAAAACACTTCGTCTGCTATCTTCAGAAACCTACTGAACAATGCGATCAAGTTCACCCCAAAAGGTGGAACAGTTTCGGTGACCGCTGAACTAAATGGCTCGCATATGGGGCACATCATGTTTCAAGACAGTGGCGTTGGTATGCCTAAGGATAAAGTACAACACTTGTTCGAACTTAATGAGGGCAAATCAACAAAAGGTACTTCCGGGGAATCCGGACTTGGACTGGGCTTACAATTAGTCAATGACTTTGTTAACATCAACAAAGGACAAATCGCCGTGGCCAGTACTGTTGGTCAAGGCTCTACTTTCACCGTGGAACTGCCACTTCACCAGCAATAA
- a CDS encoding 6-bladed beta-propeller: MPDPILINVGDVGANSLHSYFEVDAIPLETSDNLLAQISRLEVFSERYYILDDKKKTVSIYGDEGEYLGIVGSRGTGPGEYLMPTDLQADKDGIHVLDNRSISLISYDHDGQFLSAMRFRDQYPQYFRKLGLNYATYVGFNSDTHNLKILDANSSLVQELFPYDQENYPVSFAMTGGLREGHNGLLYSNVADPNIYFLNESGNPYKKYTFDFGSTTWPEGRKEDIDAFIASMHEFKTSFLSEQFYENRHALAFGHADPKGGGFGIYLKQQDMVLKKFSLDETWTNYLIGPIGVDQDGFYFYINAPRKNDTKKANALKDENSRVYQDLIGKSLEENNPTIIYLKIKETLL, from the coding sequence GTGCCGGACCCCATTCTCATCAATGTAGGTGATGTTGGGGCTAATTCATTGCATTCATATTTTGAGGTTGATGCAATTCCACTCGAAACGTCAGACAACTTACTGGCACAGATCAGTCGGTTAGAAGTGTTTTCAGAGCGCTACTATATTCTGGATGATAAAAAAAAGACTGTAAGTATTTATGGCGATGAAGGCGAATATCTCGGGATTGTCGGGAGCAGAGGCACAGGACCAGGAGAGTACTTAATGCCGACGGACCTTCAGGCAGACAAAGATGGCATTCACGTTTTGGACAATCGAAGCATTTCTTTGATCTCATATGACCATGATGGTCAGTTTTTGTCTGCGATGAGATTTAGAGATCAGTATCCCCAATACTTCAGAAAACTGGGCCTCAATTATGCCACATACGTAGGCTTTAACTCTGACACTCACAACCTGAAGATTTTGGATGCGAATAGTAGTTTAGTCCAGGAGCTATTTCCTTATGATCAAGAGAATTACCCGGTGAGTTTCGCCATGACAGGAGGTTTGAGGGAAGGTCACAACGGGTTGCTGTACAGTAACGTTGCGGATCCGAATATCTACTTTCTCAATGAATCGGGCAATCCATACAAGAAGTATACTTTTGATTTTGGAAGCACAACCTGGCCCGAAGGACGGAAGGAGGATATTGATGCATTTATCGCATCCATGCACGAATTTAAGACCTCATTTCTTTCGGAGCAGTTCTATGAAAATCGGCATGCGCTCGCATTTGGTCATGCGGATCCAAAAGGTGGAGGGTTCGGCATTTACCTTAAGCAGCAGGATATGGTGCTAAAGAAATTTAGTCTGGACGAAACATGGACAAACTATTTGATAGGCCCTATAGGAGTAGATCAAGACGGCTTCTATTTTTATATCAATGCTCCACGAAAGAATGATACGAAAAAAGCGAATGCCTTGAAAGATGAGAATTCCAGGGTTTACCAGGATTTGATAGGAAAGTCTCTGGAGGAGAACAATCCAACGATCATATATCTTAAAATAAAAGAAACCCTGCTATAA
- a CDS encoding Hsp20/alpha crystallin family protein, with translation MALVKYNPSNYSPVTFRSFVDRFFNEDIYNGGTAPSQFAPKVDIAETDQQFEIDFYIPGVNKDQVNIDLNDGRLTVSGERKLEKENNGKNYRSVESSYGSFTRSFQLPDNIDQEAVSASFENGVLRITIPKDEKKIAKRSIAIK, from the coding sequence ATGGCATTAGTTAAATATAACCCCTCGAATTATTCACCTGTAACTTTCAGAAGTTTCGTTGATCGTTTTTTCAATGAGGACATTTATAATGGAGGAACAGCTCCTTCTCAATTCGCTCCTAAAGTGGATATAGCCGAAACTGATCAACAGTTCGAAATTGATTTTTATATCCCTGGTGTTAATAAAGATCAGGTGAACATCGACCTCAATGACGGAAGATTGACTGTAAGTGGCGAAAGGAAACTCGAAAAAGAAAATAATGGCAAGAATTATCGTTCGGTAGAAAGTAGCTACGGTTCCTTCACCCGATCGTTCCAATTGCCTGATAATATTGATCAGGAGGCAGTGAGCGCCTCTTTTGAGAATGGCGTTTTGCGTATCACAATCCCAAAAGATGAGAAGAAAATCGCCAAAAGAAGCATTGCGATCAAGTAA
- a CDS encoding SDR family oxidoreductase, producing the protein MGKHYLIVGASSGIGLQLTNDLLEQGHQVTALSRTEGNWTKKVNFISYDINEPKPIELKTDAIDGFVYCPGSINLKPFHRLKRVDFQADLDINVLGAVEILQQVLPFLKKAEEATIVFFSTVAVGQGMGFHTSIAMAKGAVEGLTRSLAAELAPKIRVNCIAPSIVNTPLASKLLSTPEKIEASAKRHPLASVGTPKDIAGMTSFLLSDQSQWITGQVLHIDGGLSSVKMM; encoded by the coding sequence ATGGGAAAGCATTATTTGATTGTAGGGGCGAGCTCCGGAATAGGTTTACAACTTACCAATGACCTTCTGGAACAAGGTCATCAAGTGACTGCCCTTTCAAGAACGGAGGGCAATTGGACTAAAAAGGTAAATTTTATCTCCTATGATATTAATGAACCAAAACCTATTGAATTAAAAACCGACGCAATTGACGGGTTCGTTTATTGTCCTGGTTCTATTAATCTGAAGCCCTTTCACCGATTGAAAAGGGTGGACTTTCAAGCTGATCTGGACATCAACGTCCTGGGAGCTGTCGAAATCCTACAACAAGTTTTACCCTTTTTGAAAAAAGCGGAAGAAGCTACCATAGTCTTCTTTAGCACGGTCGCAGTAGGTCAGGGCATGGGATTTCATACCAGCATTGCAATGGCCAAAGGTGCTGTAGAAGGATTGACCCGGTCATTAGCTGCAGAACTGGCTCCGAAAATCCGAGTCAATTGTATTGCCCCTTCTATCGTTAACACGCCACTAGCTAGTAAACTGTTATCCACTCCTGAAAAAATCGAGGCTTCCGCAAAAAGACATCCACTGGCCAGTGTTGGCACACCTAAAGATATTGCAGGTATGACGTCCTTCCTGCTATCGGATCAGTCACAATGGATAACTGGCCAGGTTTTGCACATTGATGGAGGTCTTTCTTCTGTGAAAATGATGTAA